The following coding sequences are from one Prosthecobacter sp. window:
- the rpmE gene encoding 50S ribosomal protein L31, which translates to MKENIHPKASETTITCTCGTVYNTISTVPNLRIGICSSCHPYFTGEQRFIDTAGRVDKFAQRYGSTRARRNAPKVEAAAPAAAVEAEA; encoded by the coding sequence ATGAAAGAAAACATCCATCCCAAGGCCTCCGAAACGACGATCACCTGCACCTGCGGAACCGTCTATAACACGATCTCCACCGTGCCGAACCTCCGTATCGGCATCTGCTCCTCCTGCCACCCTTACTTCACCGGTGAGCAGCGTTTCATCGACACCGCCGGTCGCGTGGACAAGTTCGCCCAGCGCTACGGTTCCACCCGCGCCCGCCGCAATGCTCCGAAGGTCGAAGCTGCCGCTCCTGCTGCTGCCGTCGAAGCCGAAGCTTAG
- the prfA gene encoding peptide chain release factor 1: MDYSAVIAGKRTRFADLEDVIGRPNFYDDPKKAGDLLREHRNLQKLLADWAAYEKAQVELIENRDMAKSQDDREIAEMAAAEIPVLEQRLVDLEKAIQESILPPDPLEGRDVILEIRAGTGGDEASLFAADLLRMYTRFAENRGWKVESLDTSPSEVGGFKEVIVKISGDDVYRVLKYESGVHRVQRVPATEAQGRIHTSAATVAVLPEAEEVDFELKSDEVRIEVCRSSGAGGQGVNTTDSAVQVMHIPTGTIVRCQDGRSQIKNKEKALSILRSRLLEKKQQEEAAKYSANRRTLIGSGGREEKIRTYNYPQNRVTDHRIELTLYNLDQFVEGRIEPITQALLASDLKERLAEAGLN, translated from the coding sequence ATGGACTACTCCGCCGTCATCGCCGGCAAACGCACCCGCTTCGCCGACCTCGAAGACGTCATCGGCCGACCGAATTTCTACGACGACCCCAAAAAGGCCGGCGACCTGCTGCGCGAACATCGCAACCTGCAAAAACTCCTCGCCGACTGGGCCGCTTATGAAAAAGCGCAAGTCGAGCTGATCGAGAATCGCGACATGGCCAAGTCCCAGGACGACCGCGAAATCGCCGAGATGGCTGCCGCCGAAATTCCCGTGCTCGAACAGCGTCTCGTCGATCTCGAAAAGGCCATCCAGGAATCCATTCTGCCGCCCGACCCGCTCGAAGGCCGCGATGTCATCCTCGAAATCCGCGCCGGCACCGGCGGCGATGAAGCCAGCCTCTTTGCCGCCGATCTGCTGCGCATGTACACCCGCTTCGCCGAAAACCGTGGCTGGAAGGTCGAATCCCTCGACACCAGCCCGTCCGAAGTCGGCGGCTTCAAAGAGGTCATCGTCAAGATCAGCGGCGATGATGTGTATCGCGTCCTCAAATACGAAAGCGGCGTCCATCGCGTCCAGCGCGTCCCCGCCACTGAAGCGCAGGGCCGCATCCACACCTCCGCCGCCACCGTCGCCGTGCTGCCTGAGGCCGAGGAGGTCGATTTTGAACTCAAGTCCGACGAAGTCCGCATCGAAGTCTGCCGTTCTTCTGGCGCCGGCGGTCAGGGCGTGAACACCACCGACTCCGCCGTGCAGGTCATGCACATCCCCACCGGCACCATCGTCCGCTGCCAGGACGGCCGCAGCCAGATCAAGAACAAGGAAAAAGCCCTCAGCATCCTGCGCTCACGCCTGCTCGAAAAGAAGCAGCAGGAAGAGGCCGCCAAATACTCCGCCAACCGCCGCACCCTCATCGGCAGCGGCGGCCGCGAGGAAAAGATCCGCACTTACAACTACCCGCAGAACCGCGTCACCGACCACCGCATCGAGCTGACCCTCTACAATCTCGACCAGTTCGTCGAAGGCCGCATCGAACCCATCACCCAGGCGCTCCTCGCCAGCGACCTGAAGGAACGCCTTGCCGAGGCCGGACTGAATTAA